From a region of the Paraburkholderia hospita genome:
- a CDS encoding DUF4224 domain-containing protein yields the protein MSDYLTAHELADLVGCKANQRAAMTHWLENNRWRFVVDKNGLPKVARAYRDQKLGLSNESKTTKYDAAPNRQAFA from the coding sequence ATGAGCGACTATCTCACCGCGCATGAGCTGGCCGACCTGGTCGGCTGCAAAGCGAACCAGCGCGCAGCCATGACGCACTGGCTCGAAAACAACCGTTGGCGATTCGTCGTCGACAAGAACGGATTGCCCAAGGTCGCGCGCGCGTATCGCGACCAGAAGCTCGGTCTCTCTAATGAATCGAAAACAACGAAATACGATGCCGCGCCGAACCGCCAAGCCTTCGCATGA
- a CDS encoding site-specific integrase, with protein MPRRTAKPSHDEQQINESTGIDRLYKRHGVRKVSFWYKYPDGRSETLSTAPRGDRHAISVAERSAKRKALDIQAGQVIAGSVAEMIDRFKTDIAPTHYRDQSKEGLAVREGAYDRLTKFFGRMAPKALETVHGYQYLDDRAKAGAPIGANKDLALMQTICNYAIRWGVIKANPFVGMMLNKAEKDVRTVERSQVVRFYLWALKQEQAYRTMGLAAMFCYLTGFRAAEIRPYHMSGITGAGVKVVNAKRKKGESETLKLRHWSTRLRVVVERAKRDRKVASLFLFPNRRGQPYSKSGWGSVWQDAMYTYIGSFDPAIAKEFEAKKMREAAQRIANRVNSPIHGGMDLQLTNHPAYFSMLDIRPVAITTKLENSDPDAYDFAGHASPSTTARHYDRRKVKVAKATE; from the coding sequence ATGCCGCGCCGAACCGCCAAGCCTTCGCATGACGAGCAACAGATCAACGAGTCGACCGGCATCGATCGACTCTATAAGCGCCATGGGGTGCGCAAAGTCTCGTTCTGGTACAAGTACCCGGACGGCCGGAGCGAGACTTTGAGCACCGCACCGCGCGGCGATCGCCATGCAATCTCTGTCGCGGAGCGCAGCGCGAAGCGGAAGGCGCTCGACATTCAAGCCGGCCAGGTCATCGCCGGTTCGGTCGCCGAGATGATCGATCGCTTCAAGACCGACATCGCACCGACACACTATCGCGACCAGTCGAAGGAAGGTCTTGCAGTGCGCGAGGGTGCGTACGATCGTCTCACGAAGTTCTTCGGTCGCATGGCGCCGAAAGCGCTGGAGACGGTGCACGGCTATCAGTACCTCGACGATCGCGCGAAGGCTGGCGCGCCGATCGGCGCAAACAAGGACCTGGCGTTGATGCAGACCATCTGCAATTACGCCATTCGCTGGGGCGTCATTAAGGCCAACCCGTTCGTCGGGATGATGCTGAACAAAGCTGAGAAGGACGTGCGCACCGTCGAGCGTTCGCAGGTCGTCCGCTTCTATCTCTGGGCACTGAAGCAGGAACAGGCCTATCGGACGATGGGACTCGCAGCGATGTTCTGCTACCTGACCGGGTTCCGCGCGGCAGAGATCCGCCCGTACCACATGTCAGGTATCACGGGCGCAGGCGTGAAGGTCGTCAACGCAAAGCGCAAGAAGGGAGAAAGCGAGACGCTGAAGTTACGCCACTGGTCGACGCGGCTGCGTGTCGTGGTCGAGCGCGCGAAGCGTGATCGCAAGGTGGCGAGCCTGTTCCTGTTTCCGAATCGCCGCGGGCAGCCGTATTCGAAGAGCGGCTGGGGATCGGTTTGGCAAGACGCGATGTACACATACATCGGCTCGTTCGATCCGGCGATCGCGAAAGAGTTTGAGGCGAAGAAGATGCGCGAAGCAGCGCAGCGGATCGCGAACCGGGTCAACAGTCCGATTCATGGCGGCATGGATCTGCAACTGACGAACCACCCCGCCTACTTTTCGATGCTAGACATCCGGCCCGTTGCAATCACAACGAAGCTCGAAAATAGCGATCCGGACGCATACGACTTTGCCGGCCATGCGAGCCCGTCGACCACGGCGCGACACTACGATCGCCGCAAGGTGAAGGTCGCGAAAGCGACGGAGTAG
- the dusA gene encoding tRNA dihydrouridine(20/20a) synthase DusA, giving the protein MSSKPVSSPRRVSVAPMMDWTDRHCRSFHRTLSRHTWLYTEMVTTGALIHGDVERHLAFTADEAPVALQLGGSEPDDLARSAKLGEQWGYDEINLNCGCPSERVQRGAFGACLMNEPQLVADCVKAMRDVVSVPVTVKHRIGVDDVEDYAFVRDFVGTIAEAGCEVFIVHARNAILKGLSPKENREIPPLKYDYAYRLKRDFPQLEIIINGGIKTLDEVEAHLQHVDGVMLGREAYHNPYVLADVDARFYGSTDAAPTREEAEAKLIEYCRAELARGTYPGAIVRHALGLYRGVAGARGWRRVLSDSKKLQARDLAIFDEARQHLREPSEIFE; this is encoded by the coding sequence ATGTCTTCGAAGCCTGTTTCCAGTCCCCGTCGCGTATCCGTGGCGCCCATGATGGACTGGACTGATCGCCACTGTCGCTCGTTTCACCGCACGCTGTCGCGGCACACCTGGTTGTATACGGAGATGGTGACGACGGGCGCGCTGATTCACGGCGACGTCGAGCGCCACCTTGCGTTTACCGCCGACGAAGCGCCCGTCGCCCTGCAACTCGGCGGCAGCGAGCCGGACGATCTGGCGCGCTCGGCGAAACTCGGCGAGCAGTGGGGCTACGACGAGATCAATCTGAATTGCGGCTGTCCGTCGGAGCGTGTGCAGCGCGGCGCATTCGGTGCGTGTCTGATGAACGAGCCGCAACTCGTCGCCGATTGCGTGAAGGCGATGCGCGATGTGGTGTCGGTGCCCGTGACGGTCAAGCACCGGATCGGCGTCGATGACGTCGAAGACTACGCATTCGTGCGCGACTTCGTCGGCACGATTGCCGAGGCCGGTTGCGAGGTCTTCATCGTGCACGCGCGCAATGCGATCCTCAAAGGCCTCAGCCCGAAAGAGAACCGCGAGATTCCGCCGCTTAAGTACGACTACGCGTATCGGCTGAAGCGCGATTTTCCGCAGCTCGAGATCATCATCAACGGCGGGATCAAGACGCTCGACGAAGTCGAAGCACACTTGCAGCATGTGGACGGTGTGATGCTGGGCCGTGAGGCGTATCACAACCCTTACGTGCTCGCCGATGTCGACGCGCGTTTCTACGGCTCGACGGATGCCGCGCCGACCCGCGAAGAAGCGGAAGCGAAGCTGATCGAGTACTGCCGCGCCGAACTCGCGCGCGGCACGTATCCGGGCGCGATCGTGCGTCATGCGCTGGGGCTGTATCGCGGCGTGGCGGGTGCGCGCGGATGGCGGCGCGTGCTGTCGGACAGCAAGAAGCTCCAGGCGCGCGATCTCGCAATTTTCGACGAAGCGCGACAGCATTTGCGCGAACCCAGCGAAATCTTTGAATAA
- a CDS encoding TOBE domain-containing protein, with product MSISAINVRNQFKGKVKEIIRGPVVSEVDVDTPFGVVTSVITTRSIDELELKVGAEVVALVKSTEVSIARL from the coding sequence ATGAGCATTTCCGCGATCAACGTACGCAACCAGTTCAAAGGCAAAGTGAAGGAAATCATCCGCGGACCCGTCGTGTCCGAAGTCGATGTCGATACGCCGTTCGGCGTCGTCACGTCGGTCATCACGACGCGCTCGATCGACGAACTCGAACTGAAGGTCGGCGCGGAAGTGGTCGCGCTCGTCAAGTCGACGGAGGTGTCGATCGCGCGCCTGTAA
- a CDS encoding ATP-binding cassette domain-containing protein: MIASTLSVLMGGITGADLEDELRQQGTHELASTQAPALREIAREKHDISVELRGVGKRYGERAVLTDFDLSIKRGSFVSIVGRSGCGKSTLLRLIAGLEAPTSGTLDKHADGSHPFDTRIMFQDARLLPWKTVLQNVMLGLGRSSRDKARAVLDEVGLLERANDWPAQLSGGQRQRVALARALVHRPQLLLLDEPLGALDALTRIEMHALIERLWREHRFTALLVTHDVQEAVALGDRILLIEEGRIALDQPVPLARPRERATAAFAQLEERVLQRVMKTRATDEPAPQDARTVHARDIRWAV; this comes from the coding sequence ATGATTGCGAGCACATTGTCCGTATTGATGGGCGGGATCACGGGCGCGGATCTCGAAGACGAGCTTCGGCAGCAGGGCACGCATGAGCTTGCGTCGACGCAAGCACCCGCGCTGCGCGAGATCGCACGTGAAAAGCACGATATTTCGGTCGAACTGCGCGGCGTTGGCAAACGCTACGGCGAGCGCGCGGTGCTCACGGACTTCGATCTGTCGATCAAGCGCGGCAGCTTCGTGTCGATCGTCGGACGCAGCGGCTGCGGGAAGTCGACATTGCTGCGGCTGATCGCGGGTCTCGAAGCGCCGACCTCGGGCACGCTCGACAAACACGCCGACGGCTCGCATCCCTTCGACACGCGGATCATGTTTCAGGACGCGCGTCTGCTGCCGTGGAAGACGGTGCTGCAGAACGTGATGCTGGGCCTCGGCCGTTCATCACGCGACAAAGCGCGCGCGGTGCTCGACGAAGTCGGCTTGCTCGAACGCGCGAACGACTGGCCCGCGCAACTGTCGGGTGGCCAGCGGCAGCGCGTCGCGCTGGCGCGCGCGCTCGTGCATCGGCCGCAACTGCTGCTGCTCGACGAGCCGCTTGGCGCGCTCGACGCGTTGACGCGCATCGAAATGCACGCGCTGATCGAGCGCTTGTGGCGTGAGCACCGTTTCACTGCGCTGCTCGTCACGCACGACGTGCAGGAAGCCGTCGCGCTCGGCGATCGCATTCTGCTGATCGAGGAGGGCAGGATCGCGCTCGATCAACCCGTGCCACTCGCGCGGCCGCGCGAGCGGGCGACGGCGGCATTCGCGCAACTCGAAGAACGCGTGTTGCAGCGTGTGATGAAGACACGCGCAACCGACGAACCCGCACCTCAGGATGCCCGCACCGTGCATGCACGCGATATCCGCTGGGCAGTTTGA
- the ssuC gene encoding aliphatic sulfonate ABC transporter permease SsuC — protein sequence MSTVSGNRAAGFNLARLNLGPLALRLAPWIVPLVILLAWEIAARSGVLSTRVLPEPLAVVKAAWSLIESGEMWADVKVSTWRAVSGFAIGGGIGFVLGLATGLFRPVDIALDTTVQMIRNIPALAMIPLVILWFGIEEEAKVFLVSLGVFFPIYVNTYHGIRSVDANLIEMARSYGVKGFALYRDVILPGALPSILVGVRFAFGLMWVTLIVAETISAQSGIGYMTMNAREFLQTDVVVVGILLYAALGKLADMLAKGLERVSLRWHPAYQRGTKA from the coding sequence ATGTCGACTGTTTCTGGCAACCGTGCTGCGGGTTTCAATCTCGCCCGCCTGAACCTGGGGCCGCTCGCGCTCAGGCTCGCGCCGTGGATCGTGCCGCTCGTCATCCTGCTCGCGTGGGAAATCGCCGCGCGCAGTGGCGTGCTGTCGACGCGTGTGCTGCCCGAGCCGCTCGCCGTCGTGAAGGCCGCGTGGTCGCTGATCGAGTCGGGCGAAATGTGGGCTGACGTGAAGGTCAGTACGTGGCGCGCGGTGTCGGGCTTCGCGATCGGCGGCGGCATCGGTTTCGTGCTCGGGCTTGCGACAGGTCTGTTCCGGCCCGTCGATATCGCGCTCGACACGACCGTGCAAATGATCCGCAACATCCCCGCGCTCGCGATGATTCCGCTCGTGATCCTTTGGTTCGGTATCGAGGAGGAGGCGAAGGTGTTTCTGGTGTCGCTGGGCGTGTTCTTTCCAATCTATGTGAACACGTATCACGGCATCCGTTCCGTCGACGCGAATCTGATCGAAATGGCACGCAGCTACGGCGTGAAGGGTTTCGCGCTGTATCGCGACGTGATCCTGCCGGGCGCGCTGCCGTCGATTCTCGTCGGCGTGCGTTTCGCGTTCGGGCTGATGTGGGTCACGCTGATCGTCGCGGAAACGATCTCCGCGCAATCGGGCATCGGCTACATGACGATGAACGCGCGCGAGTTTCTGCAAACGGATGTGGTGGTGGTCGGGATTCTGCTGTATGCGGCGCTCGGCAAGCTCGCCGACATGCTCGCGAAAGGGCTCGAGCGGGTGTCGCTGCGCTGGCATCCCGCGTATCAACGAGGAACGAAAGCATGA
- the ssuD gene encoding FMNH2-dependent alkanesulfonate monooxygenase, translated as MNVFWFIPTHGDSRYLGTSQGARAADYDYFRQIAVAADTLGYEGVLLPTGRSCEDAWVVASSLIPATKRLKFLVAIRPGISSPGLSARMASTFDRLSGGRLLINVVTGGDAAELEGDGLFVDHDTRYEITDEFLRIWRGLLTSAHQGETFDFIGKHLTSKGGKVLYPPVQDPHPPLWFGGSSPAAHEMAGEHIDTYLTWGEPPEAVAKKVADIRARAAQHGRKIKFGIRLHVIVRETEDEAWAAADKLISKLDDETVARAQASFSKMDSEGQRRMAALHGGKRGSRQDLEVYPNLWAGVGLVRGGAGTALVGSPEQVAARMQEYADLGIETFILSGYPHLEESYRFAELVFPLLPGRQQAAVSGSLPLSGPFGEIVGNNYAPKASQS; from the coding sequence ATGAATGTGTTCTGGTTCATTCCGACTCACGGCGACAGCCGCTATCTCGGCACGTCGCAAGGCGCGCGTGCAGCCGACTATGACTACTTCCGGCAGATCGCCGTCGCAGCCGATACGCTCGGCTACGAGGGCGTGCTGCTGCCGACGGGCCGCTCGTGCGAAGACGCATGGGTCGTCGCGTCGAGCCTGATTCCCGCCACCAAGCGCCTGAAGTTCCTCGTCGCGATCCGTCCGGGAATCTCGTCGCCGGGGCTGTCGGCGCGTATGGCGTCGACCTTCGACCGGCTGTCGGGCGGGCGTTTGCTGATCAACGTCGTGACGGGCGGCGATGCCGCGGAACTCGAAGGCGACGGGCTGTTCGTCGATCACGACACGCGCTACGAAATCACCGATGAATTCCTGCGCATCTGGCGCGGCCTGCTGACTAGCGCGCATCAGGGTGAGACCTTCGATTTCATCGGCAAGCATCTGACGTCGAAGGGCGGCAAGGTGCTGTATCCGCCCGTGCAGGACCCGCATCCGCCGCTGTGGTTCGGCGGCTCGTCGCCGGCGGCGCACGAGATGGCGGGCGAGCACATCGACACGTATCTGACGTGGGGCGAGCCGCCCGAAGCGGTCGCGAAGAAGGTCGCCGACATCCGCGCGCGCGCCGCGCAGCACGGCCGCAAGATCAAGTTCGGTATTCGCCTGCATGTGATCGTGCGCGAGACGGAAGACGAAGCGTGGGCAGCCGCCGACAAGCTCATCAGCAAGCTCGACGACGAAACGGTCGCCCGCGCGCAGGCGTCGTTCTCGAAGATGGATTCCGAAGGGCAGCGGCGCATGGCCGCACTGCACGGCGGCAAGCGCGGCTCGCGCCAGGACCTGGAGGTGTATCCGAACCTGTGGGCGGGCGTGGGCCTGGTGCGCGGCGGCGCGGGCACGGCGCTCGTCGGCAGCCCGGAGCAGGTCGCGGCGCGCATGCAGGAATACGCGGACCTTGGCATCGAGACGTTCATTCTGTCCGGTTATCCGCATCTCGAAGAGTCGTACCGCTTTGCCGAGCTCGTGTTCCCGCTGCTGCCGGGTCGGCAGCAGGCGGCGGTGAGCGGCAGCCTGCCGCTGTCGGGGCCGTTCGGCGAAATCGTCGGCAACAACTATGCGCCGAAGGCGTCGCAAAGCTGA
- a CDS encoding enoyl-CoA hydratase/isomerase family protein has translation MSIPESPRGSDELIAYVANRIGFIELNRPKALNALSLDMMRAMHAALDEWREDPDVLAVVVRSTSERAFCAGGDIRYLYESFRRGDGDAVDTFFIDEYRLDHAIFTYTKPYIAFMNGIVMGGGMGISQGAHRTGGLRVVTSTTRMAMPESRIGLFPDVGAGWFLARTPGAIGRYLAVTGETIGPADALYAGLADAWLPDQAIPSLIDRLKTESFEQGADVVAAVLREAQSHKIVPTPDTSPLADARTSIDRHFALPDIVQIIQSLDREGDCNYADWADQTGAVLRERSPLSMAVALEVVTRAEGTMAECLRRDLDLTRSSFERGDAPEGIRARIIDKDNKPQWRFARIEDVTRTDVEKMFDSPWPANEHPLRDLQG, from the coding sequence ATGTCGATACCCGAATCGCCCCGCGGCTCCGACGAGCTGATCGCCTATGTCGCCAATCGCATTGGCTTCATCGAACTGAACCGGCCGAAGGCGCTCAACGCGCTGTCGCTGGACATGATGCGCGCGATGCATGCGGCACTCGACGAATGGCGCGAAGATCCCGACGTGCTGGCCGTCGTCGTGCGCAGCACGAGCGAGCGCGCGTTCTGCGCGGGCGGCGACATCCGTTACCTGTATGAATCATTCCGCCGTGGCGACGGCGATGCCGTGGACACGTTCTTCATCGACGAATACCGGCTCGACCACGCCATCTTCACCTACACGAAGCCGTATATCGCGTTCATGAACGGCATCGTGATGGGCGGCGGTATGGGCATTTCGCAGGGCGCGCATCGCACGGGCGGCTTGCGTGTCGTGACCTCGACGACGCGCATGGCGATGCCGGAATCGCGCATCGGCCTGTTTCCCGATGTCGGCGCGGGCTGGTTTCTCGCGCGCACACCGGGCGCGATCGGCCGCTATCTTGCTGTGACGGGCGAGACGATCGGCCCGGCCGACGCGCTCTACGCGGGTCTCGCCGACGCCTGGCTGCCCGATCAGGCGATTCCCTCACTGATCGACCGCCTGAAGACGGAGTCATTCGAGCAGGGCGCCGACGTCGTCGCGGCCGTGCTGCGTGAAGCGCAATCGCACAAGATCGTGCCGACGCCCGACACATCGCCGCTCGCCGACGCGCGCACGTCGATCGACCGGCACTTCGCGCTGCCGGACATCGTGCAGATCATCCAGTCGCTCGATCGCGAAGGCGATTGCAACTACGCCGACTGGGCCGACCAGACGGGCGCCGTGCTGCGCGAGCGCTCGCCGCTGTCGATGGCCGTTGCACTGGAGGTGGTGACGCGCGCCGAAGGCACGATGGCGGAATGCCTGCGCCGCGATCTGGATCTGACGCGCTCGTCGTTCGAACGCGGCGACGCGCCGGAAGGCATCCGCGCGCGCATCATCGATAAAGACAACAAGCCGCAGTGGCGCTTTGCGCGCATCGAGGACGTGACGCGCACGGACGTCGAGAAGATGTTCGACAGCCCTTGGCCCGCGAACGAGCATCCGCTGCGCGACCTGCAGGGCTGA
- a CDS encoding TetR/AcrR family transcriptional regulator: MGIAERKTRQKQELRTRILDAARRIVMREGFGALSMRKIADAIEYSPATLYLHFESRDAIARALCAEGYAQLLASFEPLTAIADAAERLKAIGRAYVAFGVAHPETYRLIFMEDPSYTGAALVGGAGADGGGDEDHADHADDKAFRLMVDSIDALKAGGRLPDAPDSQVCAEAFWATMHGIVALHLTCPVFPRAPLDAVVDAALVAWFGAGDATTAANKDEASGEGATPAQTQHVDKPSKPRRAASSKPKAA; this comes from the coding sequence ATGGGAATCGCTGAAAGAAAGACTCGTCAGAAACAGGAACTGCGCACGCGCATCCTCGACGCCGCGCGGCGCATCGTCATGCGCGAGGGCTTTGGCGCGCTGTCGATGCGCAAGATCGCCGATGCAATCGAATACTCGCCGGCCACGCTGTATCTGCACTTCGAAAGCCGCGATGCGATTGCGCGCGCGCTGTGCGCGGAGGGCTACGCGCAACTGCTGGCCAGTTTCGAGCCGTTGACGGCCATCGCCGATGCCGCTGAACGGCTCAAGGCGATCGGCCGCGCGTATGTCGCGTTCGGTGTCGCGCATCCGGAAACGTACCGGCTGATCTTCATGGAAGACCCGTCCTATACGGGCGCCGCGCTCGTTGGCGGGGCGGGCGCTGATGGCGGAGGTGACGAGGACCATGCAGACCACGCAGACGATAAGGCGTTCCGTTTGATGGTCGACTCGATCGATGCGCTCAAGGCAGGCGGCCGTCTGCCGGACGCGCCCGATAGCCAGGTGTGCGCCGAGGCGTTCTGGGCGACGATGCACGGCATCGTCGCGTTGCATCTGACGTGCCCCGTGTTTCCGCGCGCGCCGCTCGATGCCGTGGTGGACGCAGCGCTCGTCGCGTGGTTCGGCGCGGGCGACGCGACAACAGCAGCGAATAAGGACGAAGCGTCAGGCGAGGGCGCGACGCCCGCTCAGACGCAGCACGTCGACAAGCCGTCAAAGCCGCGGCGTGCCGCATCATCGAAACCGAAAGCCGCATAA
- a CDS encoding NAD-dependent epimerase/dehydratase family protein: MENAVQIGLFGAAGAAGRSIAHALSAAGRRYRVIGRGRQALQASFGHDPLAEVVTWNPDDPATIAAAAAGLQTAVYLVGVPYHQFEQHPVLMQKTLDGLRAAGVQRLILIGTVYPYGRARSTPVTESHLREPHTFKGKMRLAQENLVIDAHGHDGLETLVLRLPDFYGPGVERSFLHGVFEGAAKGTRAQMIGPIDVPHEFVFMPDVGPVVERLSRTPEAFGRVLHLAGAGTITQREIAERAYALAQREPKLMVANKTMLRIMGLFNPLLREMVEMHYLLTDPVVLDDSALTRLIGPVRKTSYEAGIAQSLAAAQRAVQQAAGAQAA, translated from the coding sequence ATGGAAAACGCAGTACAGATCGGGCTGTTCGGCGCGGCGGGCGCCGCCGGACGCAGCATCGCCCACGCGCTCAGCGCGGCGGGCCGGCGCTATCGGGTGATCGGACGCGGGAGGCAGGCGCTACAGGCGTCGTTCGGTCACGATCCTCTGGCGGAAGTCGTTACGTGGAATCCGGACGATCCCGCCACGATCGCCGCCGCGGCAGCCGGCTTGCAGACGGCGGTGTATCTCGTCGGTGTGCCGTATCACCAGTTCGAACAGCATCCCGTGCTTATGCAAAAGACGCTCGACGGACTGCGCGCGGCCGGCGTGCAGCGCCTGATCCTGATCGGCACCGTTTATCCGTATGGACGCGCGCGCAGCACGCCCGTCACCGAGTCGCATCTGCGCGAGCCGCATACGTTCAAAGGCAAGATGCGGCTCGCACAGGAGAATCTCGTGATCGACGCGCATGGCCACGACGGGCTCGAAACGCTCGTGCTGCGCCTACCCGACTTCTATGGTCCGGGCGTCGAGCGCAGCTTCCTGCATGGCGTATTCGAAGGCGCGGCGAAAGGCACACGGGCGCAGATGATCGGCCCGATCGACGTGCCGCATGAATTCGTGTTCATGCCCGACGTGGGGCCAGTCGTCGAACGCCTTTCGCGCACGCCCGAAGCATTTGGCCGCGTGCTGCATCTGGCAGGCGCGGGCACCATCACGCAGCGCGAAATCGCTGAACGCGCCTACGCGCTCGCGCAACGCGAACCGAAGCTAATGGTGGCGAACAAGACGATGCTGCGCATCATGGGTCTCTTCAACCCGCTGCTGCGCGAAATGGTCGAAATGCATTACCTGCTGACGGACCCCGTCGTGCTCGACGACTCGGCGCTGACCAGGCTGATTGGTCCTGTCAGGAAGACATCGTATGAAGCGGGCATTGCGCAGTCGCTGGCGGCTGCGCAGCGTGCGGTGCAACAGGCCGCTGGCGCGCAGGCGGCGTGA
- a CDS encoding DUF1488 family protein, translating into MEIRFPADAPAYRDFNLTLVFPALVDGERVPCAISVEALEDHFGADANDTDAWRRAFDAGRERIEAVAREHLLISNGTPVLLKSGHFPPGNLASA; encoded by the coding sequence ATGGAGATTCGTTTTCCCGCGGACGCGCCCGCTTACCGCGACTTCAATCTGACGCTGGTGTTTCCGGCGCTGGTCGACGGTGAGCGGGTGCCGTGCGCGATTTCCGTCGAAGCGCTCGAAGATCATTTCGGCGCCGACGCGAACGACACCGACGCCTGGCGCCGCGCATTCGACGCGGGCCGCGAGCGTATCGAAGCCGTCGCGCGCGAACATCTGCTGATCAGCAATGGCACGCCGGTTCTGCTCAAGAGCGGCCACTTTCCGCCGGGCAATCTCGCGAGTGCCTGA
- a CDS encoding DMT family transporter: protein MRVPPYALLGIAIVAEVIATSALRASEGFTRLVPALVVLLGYGISFYCLSLTLKSLPVGIVYAIWSGVGIVLITLVAIVMYRQVPDLAAVAGLSLIVAGVVVLNLFSKMQAH, encoded by the coding sequence ATGCGCGTGCCGCCCTATGCATTGCTCGGCATCGCCATCGTCGCCGAAGTGATCGCGACCTCGGCGCTGCGCGCGTCGGAAGGCTTCACGCGGCTCGTGCCCGCGCTCGTCGTGCTGCTCGGCTACGGCATTTCGTTTTACTGCCTGTCGCTCACGCTGAAGAGCCTGCCCGTCGGCATCGTGTATGCGATCTGGTCCGGCGTCGGGATCGTGCTGATCACGCTGGTCGCGATCGTGATGTATCGACAGGTGCCGGATCTTGCGGCTGTCGCGGGTTTGAGCCTGATCGTCGCGGGCGTCGTCGTGCTCAACCTGTTTTCGAAGATGCAGGCGCATTGA
- a CDS encoding heme-degrading domain-containing protein, translating into MDIAHDLQSIAAQEHSLVFPHFDADTAWQLGAYLREVAKARGLALAIDIRTFGQPMFFSLLEGATPDNVNWARRKGNTVAYFRCSSYAVGLKLQQSNATLADKHSLPVADYASHGGAFPLTVKGAGVIGSVTVSGLPQRADHELVVEALCAQLGHDYSKLALAKA; encoded by the coding sequence ATGGACATCGCTCACGATTTGCAGTCGATCGCTGCGCAGGAACACTCGCTTGTCTTCCCTCATTTCGATGCCGACACCGCGTGGCAACTCGGCGCGTATCTGCGCGAGGTCGCGAAAGCGCGCGGCCTTGCGCTCGCCATCGATATCCGCACGTTCGGCCAGCCCATGTTCTTCTCGTTGCTGGAAGGCGCGACGCCGGACAACGTCAACTGGGCGCGCCGCAAGGGCAACACGGTCGCGTATTTCCGCTGCAGCTCGTATGCCGTCGGGCTGAAGCTGCAACAGTCGAACGCGACGCTGGCCGACAAACACAGTCTTCCCGTGGCCGACTATGCATCGCATGGCGGTGCGTTTCCGCTGACCGTGAAGGGCGCGGGCGTAATCGGATCGGTGACGGTATCGGGGCTGCCGCAACGCGCGGATCACGAACTCGTCGTCGAGGCGCTGTGCGCGCAACTCGGCCACGACTACAGCAAGCTCGCGCTTGCGAAGGCCTGA
- a CDS encoding NUDIX hydrolase: MKFCSVCGHAVSLSIPPGDNRERFVCASCGTVHYQNPRNVVGTVPVWDDKVLLCRRAIEPRYGYWTLPAGFMEMGETTSEAASRETLEEAGARVEVQNLYTLLNVPHVHQVHLFYLARLLDLDVEAGEESLEVRLFEEHEIPWNDIAFPTVAQTLRFFFTDRASGNYGLHTGDIFRSLRDG; encoded by the coding sequence ATGAAATTCTGTTCCGTCTGCGGCCACGCAGTGAGCCTGAGCATCCCGCCCGGCGACAACCGTGAACGCTTCGTCTGCGCGAGCTGCGGCACCGTGCACTATCAGAATCCGCGCAACGTGGTCGGCACCGTTCCCGTCTGGGATGACAAGGTGCTGCTGTGCCGGCGCGCGATCGAACCGCGCTACGGCTACTGGACTCTGCCCGCAGGCTTCATGGAAATGGGAGAGACCACCTCGGAAGCCGCCTCGCGCGAAACGCTGGAAGAAGCCGGCGCGCGCGTCGAAGTGCAAAACCTGTACACGCTGCTGAACGTGCCGCACGTGCATCAGGTGCATCTGTTCTACCTCGCGCGGCTGCTCGATCTCGATGTCGAAGCAGGCGAAGAGAGCCTCGAAGTGCGCCTCTTCGAAGAGCACGAAATTCCATGGAACGACATCGCGTTCCCGACCGTCGCGCAAACCTTGCGCTTCTTCTTCACCGACCGCGCGTCGGGCAACTACGGTCTGCACACGGGCGACATCTTCCGCTCGCTGCGCGACGGTTGA